ATGGGACGTTTTATCAGAGAAACGGACAATTTTATCTTCGATTGAAGGGCAATACCGAGGACCTATCCCATCAATATGTCCACCATACATCGCTGATCGTTCGAGGTTCGCTCGAATGATTTCGTGGGTCGCCTCATTGGTATGGGTAATCCCACATGAGATTTGCTTTGCACTGGGTTCGGACGAGAGAAACGAGAACATCGTCGGTGTTTCATCACCCGGTTGCATCTCGAGATCTGTCCAATCAATTGTACGGCCATCCAGACGTGGTGGTGTACCGGTCTTGAGCCGCCCCATCTTGAGATCCAGACTGTCCAGACGCTGAGCCAACTTCGTAGAAGCGTTGTCTCCCATCCTGCCACCGGAGTGCGAGACATTTCCGATATGGATGACCCCTCGCAAAAAGGTGCCGGTTGTGAGTATAACAGCAGCTGCAGACAAGACTTCGCTGCCCCCGATTTCCACTCCTGCTATCCGCCCTTCCTCCAGTACGAAGTCAGTGACTTCCCCCTCAATGATTTCGAGGTTGGAGCGGGCATTTGTCTCCTTCAACATCTGTTCTTGATAGATTTTACGATCAGCCTGAGCTCTTGGCCCTTGCACGGCAGGGCCTTTGCGCCGGTTCAAAAGTCGAAACTGTATTCCCGCCTTGTCAGCAACGCGACCCATGACACCATCCAGGGCATCAATCTCTCTCACGAGGTGGCCTTTGCCCAGTCCGCCGATTGCAGGATTGCATGACATCACACCGATATCGGCCACTTTCATGGTGACCAGGGCCGTTTGCACTCCCATTCTGGCAGCAGCGTGCGCGGCTTCAGTGCCCGCATGGCCACCACCAATTACAATCACCTCAAAATGTTTCACGTGAAACACCCCATCATTTACCAATACAGAAGCTTGAGAAAATCTCATCCAAAAGGTTTTCTACGCCGATCCGACCTACAACTGCTTCCAACGAACGCGTTGCAGAGCGAAGCTCTTCAGCAGCAATATCATATCCATCTGCCCCCCGCACGACCAAACCTTCTACTCTGGCGATTCCTTCGAGTGCGTTCACCATAGCCAGCCTGTGGCGCTCATGGGTGGAAATTCCAGCGGCCGCGGCTTTCTCCTTCAACACCGTGGCAATCCGATCTAGCAGAAAGTCGACGCCTGCACCCGTCATTCCGGATACCCCCATGACGCCAGCCTGCAACGCATCCATTTTGGGTCGGAGAACAATATCGTCCGATTCTGGCTTTATCGGAAGATCTACATCAGATTCCACTAGGAATACCCTGATATCAGCATCGCGCGCGCGAGTAATTGCAAGCTCAACGCCCATGGCTTCGACCACATCAGTTGTATCTCTCATCCCTGCCGTATCGAGGAATGTCACGGGCAAACTTTCGACGTCCATCCGGACCTCAACGATATCCCGCGTCGTACCAGCAATGTCAGAGGTCAGCGCCGCATTCCGTCCCGCAAGATAATTGAGAAGAGTAGATTTACCGACGTTTGGAGCGCCAACAATCGCGACTTCGAACCCGTTACGAATCCGCTCAGCTACCCTATTCCCCCGAACCTCTTTCTCGATAGAAACTCTGGTTCTTTGCAACAGATCGCGAACTTCATCTGTCACATCTACGGGAACCTCTTCATCCGCAAAATCGATTGTCGCTTCTAACAGCGCTGCCGCTCGGATCAAATCCTTGCGCCAATCATCTACCAATGCACCCAGATGACCGGACAGAACGCGTAATGCCTGCTTTCTCTGGGCTTCTGTCTCTGCATCAATAAGATCAGCCAGCCCCTCGACCTGAGCCAGATCAAGCTTTCCGTTTTCCAGCGCACGTCGCGTAAATTCACCCGCTTCGGCAAGCCGCGTGTGGCGGGAAACTCCAAGCAAAGACAGCACCGCCTGTACGACAGCCATGCTGCCATGCAGGTGCAATTCAACGACATCTTCGCCGGTAAAACTCTTTGGACCTTTGAAGGTCAGAACAAGACCCCGATCAATCAATTCACCGTTCTTGCCGCGAATGTTCCGCACTGCGTTTTCAGATGGTGCGGGAACATTTTCCATGATTTTGCCAGCAACTTCAAAGGCATGAGGGCCGGAAATCCTTACGACAG
The Sulfitobacter noctilucicola genome window above contains:
- the mnmE gene encoding tRNA uridine-5-carboxymethylaminomethyl(34) synthesis GTPase MnmE; protein product: MDTIYAQATAQGRAGVAVVRISGPHAFEVAGKIMENVPAPSENAVRNIRGKNGELIDRGLVLTFKGPKSFTGEDVVELHLHGSMAVVQAVLSLLGVSRHTRLAEAGEFTRRALENGKLDLAQVEGLADLIDAETEAQRKQALRVLSGHLGALVDDWRKDLIRAAALLEATIDFADEEVPVDVTDEVRDLLQRTRVSIEKEVRGNRVAERIRNGFEVAIVGAPNVGKSTLLNYLAGRNAALTSDIAGTTRDIVEVRMDVESLPVTFLDTAGMRDTTDVVEAMGVELAITRARDADIRVFLVESDVDLPIKPESDDIVLRPKMDALQAGVMGVSGMTGAGVDFLLDRIATVLKEKAAAAGISTHERHRLAMVNALEGIARVEGLVVRGADGYDIAAEELRSATRSLEAVVGRIGVENLLDEIFSSFCIGK